The Aptenodytes patagonicus chromosome 15, bAptPat1.pri.cur, whole genome shotgun sequence genome has a segment encoding these proteins:
- the SGSM1 gene encoding small G protein signaling modulator 1 isoform X7, protein MKVGKSFPLAEELCKKVQDLEQLIENARNQVQGIPENVRKMPKLPNLSPQAIKHLWIRTALFEKVLDKIVHYLVENSSKYYEKEALLMDPVDGPILASLLVGPCALEYTKMKTADHFWTDPSADELVQRHRIHSSHCRQDSPTKRPALCIQKRHSSGSMDDRPSLSARDYVESLHQNSRATLLYGKNNVLVQPRDDMEAIPGYLSLHQTADIMALKWTPNQLMNGTVGDLDYEKSLSSKTSQCQDVTKEERSQMTNVYWDYAMTIRLEEIVYLHCHQQVDSGGTVVLVSQDGIQRPPLRFPRGGHLLQFLSCLENGLLPHGQLDPPLWSQRGKGKVFPKLRKRSPQGSSESASDKEDDEATDYVFRIIYPGTQSEFVTINGNFHPFLASVIFIGAVRGKIARTPAASKTVVIPKWFPSVPITSRPPLAALGASGRQLPQDLMDTAGAGLPPMWQPSTRKSSCSSCSQSGSSDGGPSNGCSHERAPLKLLCDNMKYQILSRAFYGWLAYCRHLSTVRTHLSALVNHNIVSPDVPCNASSGLTVDIWQRYLQDSTSYEDQELLRLIYYGGIQHEIRKAVWPFLLGHYQFGMTEAERKEADDQIRTCYEHTMAEWLGCEAIVRQREKESHAAALAKCSSGASLDSHIQRMMHRDSTISNESSQSCSSGRQNHARLQSDSSSSTQVFESVDEVEQTEADAHLEDGKQSKIPNGTVPNGMCSPDSGHPSSQNFSIASGFSERSFSNEEGALETNKSSASSQVKAGGSDVPGPQDSDGARQQEKLQGQDSLEGDFPTGGSVDFVSMDESSAGVLRDRDAVALTVVESWADSEAEKQSLVESEDNLSEEPEMESLYPQLDSLAVGDLANSETSAVSSTGVTYSPELLDMYTVNLHRIEKDVQRCDRNYWYFTPANLEKLRNIMCSYIWQHIEIGYVQGMCDLLAPLLVILDDEALAFSCFTELMKRMNQNFPHGGAMDTHFANMRSLIQILDSELFELMHQNGDYTHFYFCYRWFLLDFKRELVYDDVFAVWETIWAAAHVSSAHYVLFIALALVEMYRDIILENNMDFTDIIKFFNEMAERHNTKQILKLARDLVYKVQTLIENK, encoded by the exons ATGAAGGTGGGCAAGAGCTTTCCTCTGGCAGAGGAGCTTTGCAAGAAGGTGCAAGACCTGGAGCAGCTCATTGAGAATGC ACGAAATCAAGTCCAGGGCATCCCGGAGAATGTGCGCAAGATGCCAAAGCTGCCCAACCTGTCTCCTCAAGCCATCAAGCACCTCTGGATCCGCACAGCCCTCTTTGAAAAGGTCTTGGATAAAATCGTGCATTACTTGGTAGAAAATAGCAG TAAGTACTATGAGAAAGAAGCTCTCCTGATGGATCCTGTGGATGGGCCAATTCTTGCATCTTTATTGG TGGGGCCCTGTGCGCTGGAGTACACGAAGATGAAGACCGCTGACCACTTCTGGACAGACCCCTCAGCTGACGAGCTGGTTCAGAGGCACCGGATCCACAGCTCGCACTGTCGCCAGGACTCACCCACCAAACGCCCGGCACTCTGC ATTCAGAAAAGGCATTCGAGTGGCAGTATGGATGACCGGCCATCGCTGTCTGCCAGGGACTATGTGGAGTCGCTGCACCAGAATTCCCGAGCCACGCTCCTCTACGGCAAGAACAACGTCCTGGTGCAGCCG CGAGATGACATGGAGGCAATCCCAGGATATCTGTCCCTTCACCAGACTGCCGACATCATGGCACTGAAGTGGACTCCCAACCAGCTGATGAACGGCACTGTGGGGGATCTGGACTATGAGAAGAG CCTAAGCTCTAAAACTTCCCAGTGTCAAGACGTGACCAAGGAAGAGAGGAGTCAGATGACAAA CGTGTACTGGGACTATGCCATGACTATTCGCCTGGAGGAGATCGTCTATTTGCACTGTCACCAGCAAG TAGACAGCGGTGGAACGGTTGTCTTGGTGAGCCAGGATGGGATTCAGAGGCCCCCACTGCGGTTCCCCAGAGGAGGGCACTTACTGCAGTTCCTGTCCTGCCTGGAGAACGGCCTCCTGCCCCATGGGCAGCTGGATCCACCCCTCTGGTCGCAGCGGGGAAAG GGGAAGGTGTTTCCCAAGCTGAGGAAGCGAAGTCCCCAGGGCTCCTCCGAGTCTGCGTCCGACAAGGAAGATGACGAAGCCACAGATTACGTTTTCAGGATAATCTACCCAGGGACACAGTCTGAATTCG TTACCATTAATGGTAATTTTCATCCATTCCTTGCGTCTGTGATCTTCATCGGTGCTGTGAGAGGGAAGATCGCAAGGACACCAGCTGCAAGCAAGACGGTGGTGATCCCTAAATGGTTTCCGAGTGTCCCCATCACATCCCGACCTCCCCTTGCCGCTCTGGGGGCCTCTGGGCGTCAGT TGCCCCAAGACCTGATGGACACAGCGGGTGCTGGCCTGCCTCCCATGTGGCAGCCCAGCACCCGCaagtcctcctgctcctcctgctctcaGAGTGGCTCCTCTGACGGTGGGCCATCCAACGGCTGCAGCCATGAAAG AGCTCCGCTGAAGCTCCTGTGTGACAATATGAAGTACCAAATCCTCTCCCGGGCCTTCTATGGCT GGCTGGCCTACTGCAGACACCTCTCCACGGTGCGAACCCACCTATCTGCACTGGTTAACCACAACATCGTGTCTCCTGATGTGCCCTGCAATGCCAGCTCGGGACTGACTGTGGACATATGGCAGAGATACCTGCAGGACAGCACG AGTTATGAGGACCAGGAGCTGCTGCGGCTGATCTACTATGGCGGGATCCAGCACGAGATCAGGAAGGCTGTCTGGCCCTTCCTTTTGGGCCATTATCAGTTTGGGATGACCgaggcagaaaggaaagag GCTGATGACCAGATCCGCACCTGCTACGAGCACACCATGGCAGAGTGGCTGGGCTGCGAGGCCATTGTCCGGCAGCGAGAGAAGGAGTCGCACGCAGCAGCTCTGGCCAAGTGCTCCTCTGGGGCCAGTCTGGATTCCCACATTCAGAGGATGATGCACAGGGACTCGACGATCAGCAATGAG TCTTCgcaaagctgcagctctggccGACAGAATCACGCCCGGCTGCAGAGCGACTCCAGCTCCAGCACGCAG GTGTTTGAATCTGTTGATGAAGTGGAACAGACTGAAGCAGATGCTCACCTGGAAGATGGCAAACAAAGCAAGATCCCCAACGGGACGGTTCCCAACGGCATGTGTTCCCCTGATTCTGGCCACCCCTCTTCCCAGAACTTCTCCATCGCATCAGGATTCTCGGAGCGCAGCTTCAGCAATGAGGAAGGTGCCCTGGAAACCAACAAATCCTCAGCCAGCTCTCAGGTAAAGGCTGGTGGGTCCGACGTGCCAGGCCCACAGGACTCAGATGGTGCCCGGcagcaggagaagctgcaggGCCAAGACAGCCTGGAAGGTGACTTTCCCACTGGTGGAAGCGTGGACTTTGTTTCCATGGATGAGAGCTCAGCAGGGGTCCTGCGTGATCGTGACGCTGTAGCCCTGACTGTGGTAGAGAGCTGGGCAGACAGCGaagctgaaaagcaaagcttGGTGGAGAGTGAAGATAACCTCTCTGAGGAGCCGGAGATGGAGAGTTTGTACCCGCAGCTGGATTCTCTGGCTGTAGGTGATCTGGCCAACAGTGAAACGTCTGCTGTCTCCTCGACAGGTGTCACCTACTCT CCAGAGCTACTGGACATGTACACAGTGAACCTGCACCGCATTGAGAAGGATGTGCAGCGGTGCGACCGCAACTACTGGTACTTCACCCCTGCCAACCTGGAGAAACTCCGCAACATCATGTGCAG CTACATCTGGCAGCACATTGAGATTGGCTACGTGCAGGGGATGTGTGACCTGCTAGCCCCTCTCCTGGTCATCCTGGATGACG AGGCTCTGGCTTTCAGCTGTTTCACGGAGCTTATGAAGAGGATGAATCAGAACTTCCCCCACGGGGGAGCCATGGACACCCACTTTGCCAACATGAGATCTCTGATCCAG ATTCTGGACTCTGAGCTCTTCGAGCTGATGCACCAGAATGGTGATTACACTCATTTCTACTTCTGCTACCGATGGTTTCTTCTGGACTTCAAGAGAG